In one Streptomyces sp. T12 genomic region, the following are encoded:
- a CDS encoding ATP-binding protein has translation MKPAEPRPAGDSGTARGRPAPITSAATARSYVRSVVAEHWRAPSGPASERAVMDLLLVVSELVTNAIRHGGGLAGFELALLPEGVKLSVHDYSDAVPSAAYGPGTLPRTHEGSGYGWPLIIRLSREILIERRREGGKTVGVLVPLT, from the coding sequence GTGAAGCCGGCGGAGCCCCGTCCAGCCGGGGACAGCGGGACGGCGCGCGGCCGGCCGGCCCCGATCACCAGTGCGGCGACGGCACGCAGTTATGTGCGGTCGGTCGTGGCCGAGCACTGGCGTGCCCCGTCCGGCCCGGCGAGTGAGAGAGCCGTCATGGACCTCCTGCTGGTCGTGTCGGAACTGGTCACCAACGCCATCCGGCACGGCGGTGGCCTGGCGGGGTTCGAGTTGGCCCTGCTTCCCGAGGGGGTGAAGCTGAGCGTGCACGACTACAGCGACGCCGTCCCGTCCGCCGCCTACGGGCCCGGCACCTTGCCCCGCACGCACGAGGGCAGCGGATACGGATGGCCGCTGATCATCCGCCTGTCCCGCGAGATCCTCATCGAGCGCCGCCGGGAGGGCGGCAAGACGGTCGGCGTGCTGGTGCCGCTGACGTGA
- the abc-f gene encoding ribosomal protection-like ABC-F family protein, with protein MRARAHTTAPTAVAQLSVKDVTKSYGTRTVLDQVSFTVRPGEKAAVIGENGSGKSTLLRLLAAAEVPDAGELTVSFPGGLGHLAQTLDLDPDCTVQDAVDLALAELRDLERRLRTAEERLGEASGDELAAYGELLIAYQERGGYEADARVDAAMHGLGLAWITRDRVLGTLSGGEQSRLALACVLAAAPELLLLDEPTNHLDAAGVRWLEEHLRAHRGTVVAVTHDRGFLERIATTILEVDRDARAVHRYGDGWAGYRTAKAAARRRAEQEHAAWLEEVARAEELLDAAGRKLATTGRDPRQGFGKHRRSHEAKLGGQVRAVREQLAHLQRNPVAAPPEPLRFTAALPTSGGEQPVECPLAELDGVAVGERLRLDGLLAIAPGQRLLVTGENGAGKTTLLRVLAGDLEPDAGAVRRPARIGYLAQELPAHSTRLPLLAAFAAGRPGLPEEYAENLLALGLFREEDLHVPVAALSAGQQRRLQIANLVTRPADLLVLDEPTNHIALDLVEDLEAALTAYPGAVVAVSHDRSFREQFPGKRLELRAGRRC; from the coding sequence ATGCGCGCACGCGCCCATACCACCGCGCCCACTGCCGTGGCGCAGCTGTCCGTCAAGGACGTCACCAAGTCCTACGGCACCCGGACCGTCCTCGACCAGGTCTCCTTCACCGTCCGCCCGGGCGAGAAGGCCGCCGTCATCGGCGAGAACGGCTCCGGCAAGTCCACCCTGCTGCGGCTGCTGGCCGCCGCCGAGGTGCCGGACGCCGGGGAGCTCACCGTCAGCTTCCCCGGCGGCCTCGGACACCTCGCCCAGACGCTCGACCTCGACCCGGACTGCACCGTGCAGGACGCCGTCGACCTCGCCCTCGCCGAACTGCGCGACCTGGAGCGCCGGTTGCGGACGGCGGAGGAGCGGCTCGGCGAGGCGTCGGGGGACGAACTCGCCGCGTACGGTGAGCTGCTGATCGCGTACCAGGAACGCGGCGGATACGAGGCGGACGCCCGCGTCGACGCCGCGATGCACGGGCTCGGACTCGCCTGGATCACCCGCGACCGCGTGCTCGGCACGCTCTCCGGCGGCGAACAGTCACGGCTCGCGCTCGCCTGTGTGCTGGCCGCCGCCCCCGAGCTGCTGCTGCTCGACGAGCCGACGAACCACCTCGACGCGGCGGGCGTGCGCTGGCTCGAGGAGCACCTGCGCGCGCACCGCGGCACCGTCGTCGCGGTCACCCACGACCGCGGCTTCCTGGAGCGCATCGCCACCACGATCCTGGAGGTGGACCGGGATGCGCGCGCGGTGCACCGGTACGGCGACGGCTGGGCCGGCTACCGCACCGCGAAGGCCGCCGCCCGACGCCGCGCGGAGCAGGAACACGCGGCCTGGCTCGAGGAGGTGGCCCGCGCCGAGGAACTGCTCGACGCCGCCGGGAGGAAGCTGGCCACCACCGGCAGGGACCCGCGCCAGGGCTTCGGCAAGCACCGCCGCTCGCACGAGGCGAAGCTCGGCGGGCAGGTACGCGCGGTCCGTGAACAGCTGGCCCACCTGCAGCGCAACCCGGTGGCGGCGCCGCCGGAACCGCTGCGGTTCACGGCGGCGCTGCCGACGTCAGGCGGCGAGCAGCCTGTCGAGTGCCCCCTCGCCGAACTCGACGGCGTAGCGGTCGGCGAGCGGCTGCGCCTGGACGGGCTGCTCGCGATCGCGCCCGGGCAGCGGCTGCTGGTCACGGGCGAGAACGGGGCGGGCAAGACGACGCTGCTGCGCGTCCTGGCGGGCGACCTCGAGCCGGATGCGGGCGCGGTACGCCGCCCCGCCCGGATCGGGTACCTGGCGCAGGAGCTGCCCGCTCACTCGACACGGCTGCCTCTGCTCGCCGCCTTCGCGGCCGGGCGGCCCGGGCTGCCGGAGGAGTACGCCGAAAACCTGCTGGCGCTCGGCCTGTTCCGCGAGGAGGACCTGCACGTCCCGGTCGCGGCGCTGTCCGCGGGGCAGCAGCGGCGGCTGCAGATAGCGAACCTCGTCACCCGGCCCGCGGACCTCCTCGTGCTCGACGAGCCGACGAACCACATCGCGCTCGACCTGGTCGAGGACCTGGAGGCGGCTCTGACGGCATACCCGGGCGCGGTGGTCGCGGTCTCGCACGACCGCAGCTTCCGCGAGCAGTTCCCGGGGAAACGGCTGGAGCTGCGCGCAGGTCGCAGGTGCTGA
- a CDS encoding ATP-binding protein — protein sequence MATESRGGGKPSSEEIEDREVRFDGGFGDVTRARLRAEEFLTTLARSSPPAAPEYRDDILLVVSELAANTIQYAPGPFELTMRRAIDGVHVTLSDTSTTPPAPRPFQPGKGGGGGIGWYLIHTLCDQVSVVVRADGKDVHAFLPW from the coding sequence ATGGCGACCGAATCGCGTGGGGGCGGCAAACCGTCTTCCGAAGAGATCGAGGACCGGGAGGTCAGGTTTGACGGGGGATTCGGCGATGTGACGAGAGCCCGCCTGCGCGCGGAGGAGTTCCTGACCACGCTGGCGCGGTCCTCACCGCCGGCGGCGCCCGAGTACCGGGACGACATCCTGCTGGTCGTCAGCGAGCTCGCCGCCAACACCATCCAGTACGCCCCGGGGCCGTTCGAGCTGACGATGCGCAGGGCGATCGACGGTGTCCATGTGACGCTCAGCGACACGAGCACCACTCCACCGGCGCCACGGCCCTTCCAGCCCGGTAAGGGCGGTGGCGGCGGTATCGGCTGGTATCTGATCCACACGCTGTGCGACCAGGTCAGCGTGGTGGTGCGTGCGGACGGCAAGGACGTGCACGCGTTCCTGCCCTGGTGA
- a CDS encoding ABC transporter ATP-binding protein: MGTPESHRVLPGKRSVLLALRYYGRELARLRWLTAPAMLLSALGNIGINYIAPLIVAKLVGDIAGDTHVTLASTLPYVLGFVGVLLLAETLWRIALHCLNRLDALGIEHLYVIGMDELFAKDAAFFHDNFAGSLTKRVLSFASRFEQFVDTLTFQIVGSFVPLAFGAVVLWRYEPLLVVGLLAMIAVTALCVVPLIRRRQALVDEREEAIARVSGHVADSLMNMDTVRAFAAEGREAAEHRSRVAVSRALTLRSWDYGNLRIDTLVAPMSVLTNALGLLLAVTLGGGEHGVEAVVVAFTYYTNATRIMFEFNQIYRRLESSMTEAAQFTELLLTPPTVLDPPAPAPLPPGAADVRFEQVTFAHAGGRSLFEGLDLAVPAGTKVGLVGRSGGGKTTLTRLLLRMTDIDGGRILIGGQDISRLRQADLRGLIAYVPQDPAMFHRTLRDNIAFARPDATDAEIRRAAEAAHVTEFADALPNGFDTMVGERGIKLSGGQRQRVALARAILRDAPILLLDEATSALDSESEILVQEALWRLMDGRTALVVAHRLSTVATMDQLVVLDRGRIVEQGTHHELLAAEGAYAKLWEHQSGGFLDDNPARVELP, from the coding sequence ATGGGAACGCCTGAATCGCACAGGGTCCTGCCGGGCAAACGCTCGGTGCTTCTCGCGCTTCGTTACTACGGACGGGAATTGGCCCGTCTACGGTGGCTGACGGCACCGGCGATGCTGCTGTCGGCGCTCGGCAACATCGGGATCAACTACATCGCGCCGCTGATCGTCGCCAAGCTCGTCGGCGACATCGCGGGCGACACGCACGTCACACTCGCCTCGACGCTGCCGTACGTCCTCGGCTTCGTCGGCGTTCTCCTGCTCGCGGAGACGTTGTGGCGCATCGCTCTGCACTGCCTGAACCGCCTCGACGCCCTGGGCATCGAGCACCTGTACGTGATCGGGATGGACGAGCTGTTCGCCAAGGACGCGGCGTTCTTCCACGACAACTTCGCCGGTTCGCTCACCAAGCGCGTCCTGAGCTTCGCCTCCCGTTTCGAGCAGTTCGTCGACACGCTGACCTTCCAGATCGTGGGCAGTTTCGTGCCGCTGGCGTTCGGGGCGGTGGTGCTGTGGCGCTACGAACCGCTGCTGGTGGTCGGGCTGCTGGCGATGATCGCGGTGACGGCGCTGTGTGTGGTGCCCCTCATCCGGCGCCGCCAGGCGCTCGTCGACGAGCGTGAGGAGGCGATCGCCCGGGTGTCGGGCCACGTCGCCGACAGCCTGATGAACATGGACACGGTGCGGGCGTTCGCCGCCGAGGGGCGCGAGGCCGCCGAGCACCGCTCGCGTGTGGCGGTGTCGCGGGCGCTCACCCTGCGGTCGTGGGACTACGGCAATCTGCGCATCGACACCCTGGTCGCACCGATGTCGGTGCTGACCAACGCGCTGGGCCTGCTGCTCGCGGTCACGCTCGGCGGGGGCGAGCACGGTGTGGAGGCGGTCGTGGTCGCGTTCACCTACTACACCAACGCGACGCGGATCATGTTCGAGTTCAACCAGATCTACCGCCGGCTGGAGAGCTCGATGACGGAGGCCGCGCAGTTCACCGAGCTGCTGCTGACCCCGCCCACCGTGCTCGACCCGCCGGCGCCGGCGCCGCTGCCGCCCGGGGCCGCCGACGTCCGCTTCGAGCAGGTGACCTTCGCCCACGCCGGCGGCCGGTCACTGTTCGAGGGCCTCGACCTGGCCGTGCCCGCCGGGACGAAGGTCGGCCTCGTGGGCCGGTCCGGTGGCGGCAAGACCACGCTCACCCGGCTGCTGTTACGGATGACGGACATCGACGGCGGCCGGATCCTGATCGGCGGTCAGGACATCAGCAGGCTGCGCCAGGCCGACCTGCGCGGTCTGATCGCCTATGTGCCGCAGGACCCGGCAATGTTCCACCGCACGCTGCGGGACAACATCGCGTTCGCCCGGCCGGACGCCACCGATGCCGAGATCCGCCGCGCGGCCGAGGCGGCCCACGTCACGGAGTTCGCCGACGCACTGCCGAACGGCTTCGACACCATGGTGGGCGAGCGTGGCATCAAGCTGTCCGGCGGTCAGCGCCAGCGGGTCGCCCTCGCCCGGGCGATCCTGCGTGACGCGCCGATCCTGCTGCTCGACGAGGCGACCAGCGCTCTCGACTCCGAGAGCGAGATCCTCGTCCAGGAGGCGCTGTGGCGGCTCATGGACGGGCGGACGGCGCTCGTGGTGGCGCACCGGTTGAGCACCGTCGCCACCATGGACCAACTCGTCGTCCTCGACCGCGGGCGGATCGTCGAGCAGGGCACCCACCACGAACTGCTCGCGGCGGAGGGCGCCTACGCCAAGCTCTGGGAGCACCAGTCGGGCGGCTTCCTCGACGACAACCCTGCGCGGGTCGAGTTGCCCTGA
- a CDS encoding SH3 domain-containing protein, which yields MSTRTFARAALVGAGALALLGPLTAATAVAASDADGGGARIMAAPYAVVPYETVNVRSGPARSYDKVGSVAANQPRGAYCWVHGETISDNGYTNNVWVKLVEGYVSAVYLKGNEYGDLPASATC from the coding sequence ATGTCCACCCGTACCTTCGCCCGGGCCGCACTCGTCGGTGCCGGTGCGCTCGCCCTGCTCGGGCCGCTCACCGCGGCGACCGCGGTCGCGGCCTCCGACGCGGACGGGGGCGGGGCCCGCATCATGGCCGCGCCGTACGCCGTCGTGCCGTACGAGACGGTCAACGTCCGCTCCGGACCGGCGCGTTCGTACGACAAGGTCGGCAGCGTCGCGGCGAACCAGCCGCGTGGCGCGTACTGCTGGGTGCACGGCGAGACCATCAGCGACAACGGCTACACCAACAACGTGTGGGTCAAGCTCGTCGAGGGTTACGTGAGCGCCGTCTACCTCAAGGGCAACGAGTACGGCGATCTGCCCGCCTCCGCGACCTGCTGA
- a CDS encoding S1 family peptidase: MRRIRLKYTGLAVLLVLGSWTAGGTTSAAATDSPTVTDTEPASPGLLQAMQRDLGLSEQRAKARLAAERTAMGLTPKARKAAGSAYGGSWFDAESERLTVAVTSDAAPATVREIRSAGATVRTVAHSARELDAAKARIDRLPAPAGVSSWHVDPAANAVVVNVVRDRRADNDVRRFASRALATGPVTVETVSAAPRTFAAGTVGGDPYYTGNVRCSIGFSVHGGFITAGHCGGQGAGVRGWDGSYVGTFQGSSFPDNDYAWVSVGGGWWTVPVVLGWGTVPDRLVRGSAEAPVGSSICRSGSTTHWHCGTVLARNETVNYSQGAVHQMTKTSVCAEPGDSGGSFISGDQAQGVTSGGWGNCSGGGETWFQPVNEILGRYGLTLHTA; encoded by the coding sequence TTGAGACGCATCAGACTCAAGTACACCGGACTCGCCGTGCTGCTCGTCCTCGGCAGCTGGACCGCAGGCGGAACCACCTCGGCCGCAGCGACCGACTCCCCCACGGTGACCGATACCGAACCCGCCTCCCCCGGACTGCTGCAGGCGATGCAGCGAGACCTCGGCCTGTCCGAACAGCGGGCCAAGGCGCGGCTGGCGGCAGAGCGCACCGCCATGGGCCTCACACCGAAGGCACGCAAGGCAGCCGGATCCGCCTACGGCGGCTCGTGGTTCGACGCGGAGAGCGAGCGGCTCACCGTGGCCGTCACGTCGGACGCCGCGCCCGCGACCGTCCGGGAGATCCGGTCCGCCGGCGCGACCGTGCGCACCGTCGCGCACAGTGCCCGCGAACTCGACGCGGCCAAAGCGCGCATCGACCGCCTCCCCGCACCAGCGGGCGTGAGCAGTTGGCACGTCGACCCGGCGGCCAACGCGGTCGTCGTGAACGTCGTCCGCGACAGGCGGGCCGACAACGATGTCCGGCGATTCGCCTCCCGCGCCCTGGCGACCGGACCCGTCACGGTCGAGACGGTCTCCGCCGCCCCGCGCACCTTCGCGGCGGGAACGGTCGGCGGCGACCCCTACTACACGGGCAACGTCCGCTGCTCCATAGGTTTCTCGGTGCACGGCGGCTTCATCACCGCAGGGCACTGCGGCGGCCAGGGGGCCGGTGTCAGGGGCTGGGACGGCAGCTACGTCGGAACGTTCCAGGGCTCCTCGTTCCCGGACAACGACTACGCCTGGGTGAGCGTCGGCGGCGGCTGGTGGACCGTGCCGGTGGTCCTAGGCTGGGGCACGGTGCCCGACCGCCTCGTACGCGGCTCGGCCGAGGCACCCGTGGGCTCGTCCATATGCCGGTCCGGCTCCACGACGCACTGGCACTGCGGCACCGTGCTGGCCAGGAACGAGACCGTCAACTACAGCCAGGGCGCGGTGCACCAGATGACGAAGACCAGCGTCTGCGCCGAACCCGGCGACTCCGGAGGCTCCTTCATCAGCGGTGACCAGGCCCAAGGGGTCACCTCAGGAGGCTGGGGCAACTGCTCCGGCGGCGGGGAGACCTGGTTCCAGCCCGTCAACGAGATCCTCGGCCGCTACGGGTTGACCCTGCACACGGCTTGA
- a CDS encoding STAS domain-containing protein: protein MPLPQLNVHRHDHTTRALITLAGEIDLATAPLVRAALAACMRDGILTADVDLTAVTFCDASGLNAFITASRLATEAGMTLHLHCPPPAMARIIEITGCGFLFHELHAVRPPSPRVPAAAGGAP, encoded by the coding sequence ATGCCCCTTCCACAACTGAACGTCCACCGGCACGACCACACCACGCGCGCGCTGATCACCCTCGCAGGAGAGATCGACCTCGCCACCGCCCCGCTCGTGCGCGCCGCACTGGCCGCATGCATGCGCGACGGCATCCTCACCGCCGACGTCGATCTCACGGCGGTCACCTTCTGCGACGCCAGCGGACTCAACGCCTTCATCACGGCATCCCGTCTCGCCACCGAGGCCGGAATGACCCTCCACCTGCACTGTCCGCCGCCGGCCATGGCCCGCATCATCGAGATCACCGGGTGCGGCTTCCTGTTCCACGAGCTCCACGCCGTTCGACCGCCATCACCTCGCGTTCCCGCTGCCGCGGGCGGTGCGCCGTGA
- a CDS encoding DUF817 domain-containing protein, producing the protein MVTTSITGPLAASLRQLLDFALIQTRSCAFAIALMSGVAASTLLPGLPVARYDLLVAYGVLLTLLFWLRGWENGRDVAVIAVCHVIGLAFEIVKVSLGSWSYPEPAVLKFAGVPLYGGFLYAAVGSYVCRAWRLFDLELVRYRPRSTAVVAAAIYVNFFSHHWLPDARWLLAALLLAVTAGTSVRYTVRGARRRMPLALSFVLIGFFLWVAENLATYLGAWRYPYQLDGWQPVGVEKFGAWSLLISVTFVLAAMVARAHHHKPASTGTPPRS; encoded by the coding sequence ATGGTCACCACAAGCATCACAGGTCCCCTGGCGGCATCGTTGCGCCAGCTGCTCGACTTCGCGCTGATACAGACGCGGTCCTGCGCCTTCGCCATCGCGCTGATGTCCGGCGTGGCGGCATCCACCCTGCTGCCCGGCCTGCCCGTGGCCCGCTACGACCTGCTCGTCGCCTACGGGGTGCTGCTGACGCTGCTGTTCTGGCTGCGCGGCTGGGAGAACGGGCGGGACGTCGCCGTCATCGCCGTCTGCCACGTCATCGGCCTGGCCTTCGAGATCGTGAAGGTGTCCCTCGGCTCGTGGAGCTATCCGGAACCGGCCGTACTGAAGTTCGCGGGCGTGCCGCTGTACGGAGGGTTCCTCTACGCCGCTGTCGGCAGCTACGTCTGCCGCGCCTGGCGCCTGTTCGACCTGGAGCTGGTCCGATACCGCCCGCGTTCGACGGCCGTGGTCGCCGCGGCCATCTACGTCAACTTCTTCAGCCACCACTGGCTTCCCGACGCCCGCTGGCTCCTGGCCGCACTGCTCCTGGCCGTCACCGCGGGCACCTCGGTGCGCTACACGGTGCGCGGCGCACGCCGACGGATGCCCCTCGCGCTCTCGTTCGTCCTGATCGGCTTCTTCCTCTGGGTCGCGGAGAACCTCGCCACCTACCTGGGCGCCTGGCGCTACCCGTACCAACTCGACGGCTGGCAGCCCGTGGGAGTGGAGAAGTTCGGCGCCTGGTCCTTGCTGATCAGCGTCACCTTCGTCCTGGCGGCCATGGTCGCCCGAGCGCACCACCACAAGCCCGCGAGCACCGGCACACCGCCGAGGTCATGA
- a CDS encoding sugar kinase: MRGPWRPASGPVVCIGETMAALAPDPPGPLPNAAHLRLSVAGAESNVAMYLADHGIPAAWLSALGDDPLGHRVRATVAAAGVDVSHVRTDPHRPTGLLVKDPGPAGTRVHYYRRGSAASALGPEVLDGQPARTASLLHLTGITPALSESCRHLVARALAAEPGARPYAVSFDVNHRAALWPDGSAPAVLRELADRADIVFVGLDEAQDLWGEELTPAGIRARLPRPHILVVKDGANAATAFTDEGVVTVPAPRTTVVEAVGAGDAFAAGFLAGLLRGATTTGALRLGHITAASALQVTGDHGPLPDPQEIEALLALSAGEWAEPAAASSPTEH; encoded by the coding sequence ATGAGGGGCCCATGGCGTCCAGCCTCCGGTCCGGTCGTCTGCATCGGCGAGACGATGGCGGCCCTGGCCCCCGACCCACCCGGCCCGCTGCCGAACGCGGCGCACCTGCGACTCTCGGTTGCCGGAGCCGAGTCGAACGTCGCCATGTACCTGGCCGACCACGGCATCCCGGCCGCCTGGTTGTCGGCACTCGGCGACGACCCCTTGGGGCACCGCGTCCGTGCCACGGTCGCCGCTGCCGGCGTCGACGTGTCGCACGTACGCACCGACCCGCATCGCCCAACCGGCCTGCTGGTGAAGGACCCGGGCCCCGCCGGGACTCGCGTGCACTACTACCGACGCGGTTCGGCCGCCTCCGCCCTGGGCCCCGAGGTGCTGGACGGTCAGCCCGCGCGTACGGCCTCGCTGCTGCACCTGACCGGGATCACACCGGCGCTGTCCGAGTCGTGCCGCCACCTGGTGGCTCGGGCACTGGCCGCCGAGCCCGGCGCCCGCCCGTACGCGGTGAGCTTCGACGTGAACCACCGCGCCGCCCTGTGGCCGGACGGGTCGGCCCCGGCCGTGCTGCGCGAACTGGCCGACCGGGCGGACATCGTGTTCGTCGGCCTGGACGAAGCACAGGACCTGTGGGGCGAGGAACTGACGCCGGCAGGCATCCGGGCTCGACTCCCGCGCCCCCACATCCTCGTCGTCAAGGACGGAGCGAACGCCGCGACCGCGTTCACCGACGAGGGCGTAGTCACGGTGCCGGCGCCCCGCACGACCGTGGTGGAGGCCGTCGGCGCCGGTGACGCCTTCGCGGCCGGCTTCCTCGCGGGCCTGCTGAGGGGCGCGACCACGACCGGCGCCCTGCGACTCGGCCACATCACCGCCGCCTCCGCCCTTCAAGTGACGGGAGACCACGGCCCGTTGCCCGACCCGCAGGAGATCGAAGCGCTGCTCGCCCTCTCGGCGGGGGAGTGGGCAGAGCCGGCCGCCGCATCATCGCCGACTGAGCACTGA
- a CDS encoding GNAT family N-acetyltransferase, with product MSYILRPACLTDAAAVTELLNEVDLIEIGRPETDLHAVEADLKRTDVALERDSWLVFLGDRLVAYGLLWDESGGERVDVDHYVLPDHQRAGELILDAMEARALDKARENGAARAVVHLHLNTEPTLDTGLIEARGWYPVRRYHVLQRPLDAAVDVVPEMPSGVRLRSCADEADRARVHALYQASFAEHFDFQPRTYDQWLGDVDADVLDWSLVWIVGTEELGDAGFLLARDDREAMGWIRSIGVAREARGLGLGGLLLRQAFAAFAARGRETVGLGVDTANATGAPALYARHGMAVHYAVDTWEAVLK from the coding sequence ATGTCCTACATCCTTCGTCCCGCCTGCCTCACCGACGCGGCCGCCGTCACCGAACTGCTCAACGAGGTCGACCTCATCGAGATCGGCCGGCCCGAGACCGACCTGCACGCCGTCGAGGCCGATCTGAAGCGGACCGACGTCGCTCTGGAGCGCGACTCCTGGCTGGTCTTCCTCGGCGACCGGCTGGTGGCGTACGGCCTGCTGTGGGACGAGTCGGGGGGCGAGCGCGTCGACGTCGACCACTACGTGCTGCCCGACCACCAGCGGGCCGGGGAGCTGATTCTGGACGCGATGGAGGCCCGGGCCCTGGACAAGGCCCGCGAGAACGGTGCGGCCAGGGCGGTGGTGCATCTGCACCTCAACACGGAGCCCACGCTCGACACGGGGCTGATCGAGGCGCGGGGCTGGTACCCCGTACGGCGCTATCACGTGCTGCAACGGCCGCTGGATGCGGCCGTGGACGTCGTGCCGGAGATGCCGTCCGGCGTACGGCTGCGGTCGTGCGCCGACGAAGCGGACCGTGCGCGCGTCCATGCGCTGTACCAGGCGAGCTTCGCCGAGCACTTCGACTTCCAGCCGCGCACCTACGACCAGTGGCTGGGAGACGTCGACGCCGACGTGCTCGACTGGTCCTTGGTGTGGATCGTCGGTACCGAGGAGCTGGGGGACGCCGGGTTCCTGCTCGCCCGCGACGACCGGGAGGCGATGGGCTGGATCCGGAGCATCGGCGTGGCGCGAGAGGCCCGCGGTCTGGGTCTCGGCGGCCTACTGCTGCGGCAGGCGTTCGCCGCGTTCGCCGCGCGCGGGCGGGAGACGGTGGGGCTCGGCGTGGACACCGCCAACGCCACGGGGGCTCCCGCTCTGTACGCCCGGCACGGGATGGCCGTCCACTACGCCGTCGACACCTGGGAGGCGGTCCTGAAGTGA
- a CDS encoding NUDIX hydrolase: MSSSHSLPGSPDGRLRARLVKLVEGIEPWDDLERTHLSTAGEWLAGGAPVYRIRKPDVPKTHLVSYFVVLDDKRGELLLVAHRKAGLWLPPGGHVEQDEDPWAAVVRECREELGIPAVASDITGERPLFLTVTRTRGQGEHTDVSLWYVISADAGTLTSCDEEEFTAIRWLTFDQVLAQTLDSMDPHMHRFTRKLLQARAS, from the coding sequence ATGTCGTCCTCGCACAGCCTCCCCGGTTCCCCTGACGGACGTCTTCGGGCCCGGCTGGTGAAACTGGTCGAAGGCATCGAACCCTGGGATGACCTGGAGCGGACCCACTTGAGCACGGCCGGCGAGTGGCTGGCCGGCGGCGCACCGGTGTACCGGATCCGGAAGCCTGACGTCCCGAAGACGCACCTCGTGAGCTACTTCGTCGTTCTGGACGACAAGCGCGGGGAACTGCTGCTCGTCGCGCACCGCAAAGCCGGCCTGTGGCTGCCGCCGGGAGGGCATGTGGAGCAGGATGAGGACCCGTGGGCCGCGGTTGTGCGCGAGTGTCGGGAAGAGCTGGGTATCCCGGCGGTCGCTTCGGACATCACGGGCGAGCGGCCCCTGTTCCTCACCGTCACCCGGACCCGGGGACAAGGGGAACACACGGACGTCTCGCTCTGGTACGTCATCAGCGCGGACGCAGGAACCCTCACCTCCTGTGACGAGGAGGAGTTCACGGCGATCCGATGGCTGACTTTCGACCAGGTGCTCGCGCAGACGCTCGACTCGATGGATCCGCACATGCACCGCTTCACCCGCAAGCTGCTGCAGGCCCGGGCTTCATGA
- a CDS encoding antibiotic biosynthesis monooxygenase encodes MSVVKINVLTVPAEQRETLEKRFASRAHAVESSDGFEWFELLRPVEGTDTYLVYTRWRDEESFQAWMEGPMKTAHQGGGAEGGERPKPAASGSTLWSFEVVQQAGPKGDSE; translated from the coding sequence ATGAGCGTAGTCAAGATCAACGTACTGACCGTCCCCGCCGAGCAGCGCGAGACGCTGGAGAAGCGCTTCGCCTCCCGTGCGCATGCCGTGGAGAGCTCCGACGGGTTCGAGTGGTTCGAACTGCTGCGGCCGGTCGAAGGCACCGACACCTACCTCGTGTACACGCGCTGGCGTGACGAGGAGTCCTTCCAGGCCTGGATGGAGGGCCCCATGAAGACGGCCCACCAGGGCGGCGGCGCGGAAGGCGGCGAACGCCCCAAGCCGGCGGCCAGCGGGTCCACGCTGTGGTCCTTCGAGGTCGTGCAGCAGGCCGGGCCGAAGGGCGATAGCGAGTAG
- a CDS encoding bifunctional 4-hydroxy-2-oxoglutarate aldolase/2-dehydro-3-deoxy-phosphogluconate aldolase, with product MDLAAALATHRLVAIVRGDDPDAALRTVLALAEEGIELIEVSLASPEALCVIERARQALGPDRPLGAGTVLTAEDARAAHRAGADFAVTPGLGDGVGAAQELGMPVLAGVLTPTEVIAARALGVAALKVFPIAQAGGAAYLKALRGPFPDAPFVPVGGIDEAAARACLVAGAIAVGVGSPLVGDAADGGSIAALRERARTFLAVAGEATR from the coding sequence GTGGACCTGGCAGCCGCGCTGGCCACTCACCGCCTGGTCGCGATCGTGCGGGGCGACGACCCCGACGCCGCGCTGCGCACCGTGCTGGCTTTGGCCGAGGAGGGCATCGAACTGATCGAGGTGTCACTCGCCTCCCCGGAGGCCCTCTGCGTCATCGAACGCGCCCGCCAGGCCCTCGGCCCGGACCGTCCCCTCGGTGCCGGCACCGTGCTGACCGCCGAGGACGCCCGCGCCGCGCACCGCGCCGGAGCCGACTTCGCGGTCACCCCGGGGCTGGGTGACGGCGTCGGCGCGGCACAGGAGCTGGGCATGCCGGTCCTCGCCGGCGTGCTGACCCCGACCGAGGTCATCGCCGCCCGCGCCCTGGGCGTGGCCGCGCTGAAGGTCTTCCCGATCGCCCAGGCCGGGGGAGCGGCCTATCTCAAGGCCCTGCGCGGCCCGTTCCCCGACGCACCGTTCGTCCCGGTGGGCGGAATCGACGAGGCCGCCGCCCGCGCCTGCCTCGTGGCCGGTGCGATCGCGGTCGGCGTCGGCTCCCCCCTCGTCGGCGACGCCGCCGACGGCGGCAGCATCGCCGCCCTCAGGGAGCGCGCCCGCACGTTCCTTGCCGTCGCAGGAGAGGCAACGCGGTGA